The stretch of DNA CATGCGATGGTCGTCGTAGGTCTCTATATCGGCGGGCACGATCGGCTGGGGAACGATCGTCAAGCCGTCCGGGCGCTCCTCCACCTGCTGGCCGAGCTTGCGCAGCTCGGTGGCGAGCGCGGCCACGCGGTCGGTCTCCTTGAGCCGTGCATGCTCGACCCCGCGGAAGGTGGTGGGACCTTCTGCAAAGGGCGCGATCGCGGCGAGGGTTTGGGCGGTGTCCGAGATCGCGTTCAGGTCGAGATCGACTCCGCGCAGTTGACCGATGGGCGGCCCGATGACCTCGGTGTAGTCATCGGCGATCGTAACCGAAGCGCCCATTGCTTCCAGCACGCGCACGAAGTTCAAATCGCCTTGCGTCGAGTGTTTTCCGAGACCGTCGACCCGCACCCGGCCGCCGGTGACCGCCGCGGCGGCGAAGAAGTAGCTGGCGTTCGAGGCGTCCGGTTCGATGTGATAATTCCGTGCTTGGTAATGCTGGCCGGGTGCGACGGCAAAGCGTTTCCACCCGATCTCGTCCAGCTCGACCTCGACGCCAAAGGCGCGCATCGTGCTGGCGGTCATCGGCATATAGGGTTTGGAGACGAGATCGCCTTCGACGAGGATTTCGACTCCTGCCCGCGCATACGGCGCGGCGATCAGAAGCGCCGAAAAGTACTGGCTACTCTTGTCGCCGGGGACGGTTACGGCGCCGCCAGGCAGGCCGCTTGCAGCAACAAGAACTGGAGGACAGCCGCTGTCGGCTTCGCTGCGCACGTTGCTGCCGAGATCGTTGAGCGCCGTGATGAGTGGCTGGATCGGGCGCTGGCGCATGCGCGGGATCCCGTCGATGCGGAATTCGCCATGCCCGAGGGTAAGCACCGCGGTCAGAAAGCGGACCGAGGTGCCGGAATTGCCGATGAAAAGATCGGCACTGGCGGCGGGGAAGGTTCCGTTGCCGCCAGTGACTGTGAACGAATTGGCCGCCTCGTCCGATTCCACACGGATGCCGAGCCGGTTCAGCGATTCCGCCATGTAGCGGGTGTCATCGCTGAAGAGCGCCCCGGTGAGCAGACTGGTTCCGCGCGCCAGAGCGGCAATCGGGAGCACCCGATTGGTGATGCTCTTGCTGCCAGGCACGGTGACCGTTCCGTCGACCGGCCGGTCGATCGGAGTGAACGTGAAGGCGTCGTGCGGAACGGTCTCGACCGGCATTACTTCTCCCAGAGCAGGTACTTGCCGTCGACCAGGAAGGGCTCGCCATCGACTTCCACCCGGCCACCTTTGCGAAGATCGCAGATCATGTCCCAGTGGACCGCAGACTCATTGCTGTTTCCAGTCTCCGGGTAACCCGCGCCGACTGCCATATGCACCGTGCCGCCGATCTTTTCGTCGAAGAGGATCTGGCCGGTGAACTGCTGGATGCCGAAATGGGTGCCAAAGGCGAATTCGCCGAGATAGCGCGCGCCTTCGTCGATGTCGAGTTGGTGGATGAGGAATTCCTCGTTCTTGGTGGCGGTGGCGTCGACCACTTTGCCGCCCTTGAATTCGAGGCGAATTCCCTCGACCGCGCGTCCCTGATGCATGGCCGGCATGCTGAAGGTGACGTAGCCCTCGGTGCCCTGCTCGACCGGACCGGTGAAGACTTCGCCGTCAGGGAAATTCTTGGTGCCGTCGGCGTTGATCCACTTGCGGCCGGTCACATCGACCGTCAGATCGGTGCCGGGACCAGTGAGGCGAACCTCTTTCTTGCCCGTCAGCCAGTCGACCAGGATCTGCTGCTTCCTGGCTTGCGCGTTCCAGGCGGCGACGGGATCGTCCTGATCGAGCATGCATGCCGCGAAGACGAAGTTGGCAAAGTCCTCGGTGGACATCTCCGCGTCCTGGGCGAACGCATTGGTCGGATATTGGGTCAGCGTCCAGACGAGTGATCCGTCGGCATCGCGTTGCATATAGGTCTTGAAGAGCTCGCGGCGAGCGCCCTGGAAGACCGCCTGGCGGGCAGGATCGACAGCGCTCAGCGAGCGGGTATTGCTGTCGGCAAGCACGACGATGGTGACGTCGGCCACTTCGCGAGTGAACCGCTCGATCGGGCTGATCCAGGTGAGTTGTTCGTCCGAGCCGTTGTTCAGGAGCGATGCCTGCACGCCGGTGAAGAGCGGAACCATAACGGGGTGTCCACCGACTTCGACGACGTCGGCATAGATTGCGCGCAGCAGTGGCTCGGCTTCGACACCTCCGGTGATCAGTACTGAATCGCCTTTTTTGACCGGCGCGGAAAAGCGCACCAGCGCCTGGGCCCATTTCTTCATCATTGGATTGGTCATCGTATCGCCTTACCTTTCAGATTAGTTGAACAAACGCAGCGCCGGTTATAGCACAACCTCCCAGTCGTTCCGACCGAAGTGGAGGAACCGCTCGCTGCGCCGCGTGCCGGTTGTGTATCTGAACGGGTTGGTGCAGGGAACAAGAGGTTCCTCCACTCCGCCTGCGGGCTCTGGTCGGAACGACGAGAGGCCGTCGTTCCGACCGAAGTGGAGGAACCTCTCGTTACGCCGCGTGCCGGTTGCCAGTATGAACAAGGTGGCGTCGGGAACAAGAGGTTCCTCCACTCCGCCTGCGGGCTCCGGTCGGAACGACGGGCGTGCCTGCGGGTTCTGGTTGGAACGACGGGCGTGCCTGCGGGTTCCGGTCGGAACGATGGACTTCTTCGACTGAAACGACGAGCGCTAGATACCCGCGGCGATACCTTCGCTGCGTGGGTCGCAACCGCCGACGAGAACTCCGGTGTCGGGATCGCGGGCGATGATCATTTCGCTGCCGCTCTGCCCCCAGGGACCGCAGGTGACCACGTCGTGCCCACGGGCGCGCAGGCCGTCGATAGTGTCCTGGCCGATCTGGTCCTCCACGACCAGGCGGAAGGGATGCCCAACATCGACCGGATAGGTCGCCGGCCAGATCGACCAGCGCGGGACTTCCACCGCGGCTTGCACGTCCTGACCTTCATCCAACATGGCGGTAATGCACTGCAGGTTCCACTGCGTCTGGCTGTCGCCGCCGGGGGTGCCCCCGACAACGAGCGGCGTGCCGTCTGCATCGGCAATCAGATAGCAGTTGAGGGTGTGCATCGTTTTCTTGCCCGGAGCGTACAGGTTTGGGTGCGCCGGATCGAGCGAAAAGCAGTGCCCGGCGCGGTTGTTCAGCAGCACACCGGTATCGCCGGCGACGACGCCGCTGCCCCAGATGCCGGAAACCGAGATGATGAGCGAGATCATGAGTCCGTCGCCGTCGATGGCGCAGAGATAAGTGGTGTCACCAGGGTAGAGGTAGGTCGATTTCGTTTCGAACAGTGCCTGGTCCGGATCGATCGTCGCGCGGCGTTCGGCAGCCCATTCGGCTGAGAGGAGCTTGTCCATCGGGACATCGACGAAGTTCGGGTCGGCGGCGTAGAGATGGCGGTCGTGGAACGCGCGTTTGAGCGATTCGACCATGAGATGCACCCCGAGCGCCGAATCGGTGCCAATAGCACCCATGTCGAAGCCGTCGAGGATGTTCTGCGCCTCGAGCTGGACGAAGCCCTGAGTGGGGAGCCCGGTTTGGTAGACGGTCTTGCCACGATAGGTGCTTTGCAGCGGGGCGCCCACCCAGGCGGCATGGTCGTCGAAATCTTCGGCGGTCAAAGCGCCTCCATTGGCGCCGAGCCAGTCGGTCATCCGCTTGGCAAGTGAACCCTGGTAGAACGCCGTCGACGATTCGCGCGCGATCTGGTCGATGGTGGCGGCGAGATCAGGTTGTCTCAACATTTCGCCGGGGCCGAGCGCCTTGCCACCGGGAAGGAAGACGGCGGCCGAGGCCGGGTACCGTTCCAGGAACGCACGCTCGCCCTTGATCATGGCCGAGAGTTTTTGCGTAATCGGGAAGCCGTCTGCGGCGTGCCCGATGGCGGCCTTGCTCAATTCGGTCAGCGGCTTGCTGCCAAATTGTTGCAACAGGGCATCGATACCTGCCGGGAAACCGGGCACCGAGGGCGAAAGCGGCCCGGTCTGCGCGAGCACGCGGCCGTTCAGTTCGCCCCGTTCCTGCATGAACTCGAGCGATGCGCCGCGTGGGCTGATACCCGAGCTGATGACACTGACGAGTTCTGCGTACCCGCCCCCTTGGGCCGGTTTGGAGACGATGGCGAAGAGATCGCCTCCGACACCGCACGAGGCCGGCATGGTCACCGCGTCGACCAATGCCGCCGCAATTGCCGCATCGACCGCATTCCCGCCATTCGCCAGGACTTCGAGCCCCGCGGCGGTGGCAAGGGGTTGCGCCGTAGCGACCATGCCCTTCCGGGCATAGACCGGGGATCCGCGACGCCGGCGGGCCATTGGTTTGGGCAGGTCAGTGGAGGTCGGGAACCCGAGCATGTTGTCCCTTTCGGCGAGTGACGAGCGCGGACAGGCGCACGATAGGGGGCTATTATCGAGGAAACGACCAGCCACGTTCGGTGAAAGGAAGCCAGACGATGTGCCACGAATCGATTACCTGGCCGATCAGCGGCGGAGCTCCAACCGCAGCGCAACGAGAAGACATTGCCCGCGAAGACACGACGCTGCCGGTCTACGTCGCAACACCAGCGGATGGCGGCAAGAGAGCGGCGCTCGTGCTCGTTCATGACATCTACGGTCCGCGGGAGTTCTATCGCGATATGGCCGGACGGCTGGCGGACGAGGGGTATCTGACGGCGTTGCCAGATCTTTTCGTTCGTCAGGGTGAACTGAACGACGATGCGCCGGCCACACGGTTTGCCCGCATGCGCGCCCTCGACAAGGATCTGGCATTGGAAGACGTCCTGGCGACGGTCCGCTTTCTGCGTGACCGCCATGGAGGCAATGGCCCGGTCGGGTTGATCGGTTTCTGCATGGGAGGCACGTTGGCGATGCTTTCGGCCGGCGCGGTTGGCGGTCCGGATGCGGCGATCTCTTTCTACGGGTTCCCTGCCAGGCGAGACGGGTGGCCCATGGCGCCGATGGATCAGGCGGATGCGGTTTGGGCCCCCCTGCTCCTGATCGTGGGCGATCAGGACGAAGCGGTTGGCATGGACAACATGGCGGCCTACGAAGCCAGGCTCGAAGCGGCCAACAAGGACTACGAATCGATCACCTACAGCGGGGTCGGGCATGGATTCATGACCTTCGACGAGCAAGCCGAAACGTTCCCGCAGGCGTCCGACGCCTGGACGGCCACGCTGCAATTCCTCGATGAGCAGTTGGGTGGCAATGGCTAGATATCCGCTTTCGCCGGAGATGATCGAGGCGCTGGGCCAACTGAAAGAGCTGCCACGATCCGGCTGGCTCGACCGGGATATTCCGGCTGCGGAGGTCGAATCGGTCGCGGATCACTCGTTTGGGGTGGCGTTGCTGGCGTGGCTGCTCGCGCCGGACGATCTCGACCGGGCACGGGTGGTGGAACTGGCGTTGTTGCACGATCTGGCGGAATCGGCGGCCGGCGACGCGACTCCCTATGACCGCGGCTTCCTGGGCAGTCTCGACCCTGAAATGCGCCGCGACTGGTTGAACCAGCGGCATATTCGGGGTGATGCACAGCAGGCAGCCAAGCATGCCCGGGAAACCGCCGCCATCGAAACACTGGCCGCTACGCTGTCACTCGACCGCCGAGACCAGCTGCTGGCGGACTGGGCGGAGCTGAGCGCCCGTTCCACGCCGGAAGCGCGCTTCGTCAAAGAGATGGACGTGCTAGAGACCTATCTGCAATCGCGCCGCTACCTGGAGCGGTATCCTGACGCGCCGATGGAATCGTTTGCCCTCGAGGCGCGCGAACTGCTGGGTGACGACACCACCCTCTGAAGGAACCACGAGTGACCTGGACATGCGACGCGGTGCTCATCGACCGCGCGGGACGGAACTATCCGCTGGACGATGCCCGTTGGCGTGGAGATGACGGCTCGCCGCTGCACGTGAGCCCGCTGCCGGGTCTCGATCCGAGCCAGATCGAGCGCGAAGACCGTTCCATCTGGCGCTATCGGGCGGCGATTCCGGTCGATCCAGCACACCGCGTCTCGATGGGCGAAGGGTGCACTCCGCTGGTCGAGAAGCACTGGAGCGGCGTTCCGGTTCGTTTCAAATTGGAGTGGTTCAACCCAACTGGCAGTTTCAAGGATCGGGGCGTGTCGGTGATGCTCTCGCACCTTGCCGGGCAGGGCGCGGCCCGTGTGCTGGAGGACAGTTCTGGCAATGGTGGCGCGGCGGTCGCTGCCTATGCCGCCGCGGCCGGGATCGCTGCCAAGATCATCGTGCCAGCGGCAACCTCGCCAGCGAAGATCCTGCAATCGCGCGCCTACGGGGCTGACATCGAACTGGTGGGAGGCACGCGCGATCAGGTCTCGGACGAGGCGATCCGGCAGTCGGCCGAGATTCCCTATGCCAGTCACAACTGGCATCCGATGTTCTTGCAAGGCATCAAGTCGATCGCGTACGAGCTTTGGGAGGATCTCGCATTCGCCGCGCCGGACAATGTCGTGCTGGTCGCCGGAGCGGGAAGCCTGGTGCTGGGATGCGACATGGGGTTCCAGGAACTGATGACGGCTGGCCAGATCGACCGGTTGCCGCGTTTGCTGGTTGGGCAGCCGGAAGCATGGGCGACGATTGCCGACACGTGTCATGGAATTCCGGTCGACGCATGCCGCGCGCGTATCCCGACGATCGCCGAAGGCGCCTCGATTGCGCGTCCAGTTCGCTTGCCGGAAGCGGTGGCGGCGATCCGCCGGTCGAACGGCGCCGCTATTGGTGTCTCAGACGATGAGATTCGCGTTGCGACGCGGCAGCTTGCCGCGCTTGGGCTCTATGCGGAGCCGACCAGCGCGGTCGCCGCGGCGGCGCTGACCCGCTACCTCGCCGACGGTACGATCCGCGCGGGTGAATCGACCGCGGTGGTGCTCACTGGTTCGGGACTGAAATCGGCGGAGAAGATGGCCAGTGTCTTCGCCTGAGCTTCTGCCGGGTTGTACTGGCGGCAAGACCTCAGGTCGATGCGTTTGGTGTTTTCGCACCTGGTCCAGAGTCAAGGGTCCAGGGTCCAGAGTCCAGAGTCAAGGGTCCAGAGCCCAGAGAGAGGATGTCTCGCCTGACTCTGGGCCCCGGACTCAGGACTTCACGATCAGCCTGCCGGTGTCGCGCTGGCGTCGGCGTCGTCCTCGAAGACAAAATCGATCAACTGCAGATTGCCCGATTGCACGGTCGACTGGACGAGATAGAACGGATCGGTGACTTCGGCTTCGCCGTCGTTGCCAACTGCAAGCTGGAACGAGTCGGAGCCGGTGCCAATAGGACCGCCATCGACGAGCGTGACATCGAAGGGGTGGACACCTTTGTTGTTGACCGAGCAGGTGCCGGTCATCTGGCGGGTGGTCGCTTCCGCGCCTTCCAGCGGACCGTAGGCGGTGATCGAGATGCTTTCGATCGTCATGGAGGCGGTGACATCGAGATAGCTGAGCGATCCGAAGAAGATCGGTGTGTCGCTTCCCTCGACGGAGAATTGCGAACCGAACACCGAGAACTCTCCCGGCCCTTCGCTGTCCGTCGTGACCGAGCCTCCTCCGGCGATTCCGCCGCCAGACTGAATCACGCGCGCGGCCACGCCGTTACGCGGCATCAATCCAACGGCCGCCAAGGCAGCAGCCCCGGAGAGAACCAGCGTTCGGCGATTGGTCGAAATCGTAGACATCGAGCTTCCTTTCAATTACGCAGCACACGATTAGTCGCCAGGAACAATCCCACTTCCCACTGCCTACGCTATCACGGGGATGTGACGGTGTATATCGGTAAGATGCACTACTTCGACACGATGCCTTGTCCGACGGCCCAAACCGAAAGCTCGGTCCGGTTGGCCGATCCGGTCTTGGCGAACATGTTGCGCATGTGAGCATTGACCGTGCGCGGCGAGATGAACAGCAGGTCGCTGATCTCTTTGTCTGAGTGACCCTGCACCGCCAGTTTGAGCACTTCCATCTCGCGCTCGGTGATACCGGCGGGGTAGGTCGCCGGCCCCAATCTCTGCTGAATCGCTGCTTGCAAGCTCGCGGCGCGCTCCTGCCAGTAGGGCATTGCCAGCCGTTCGAACTCCGCATGCGCGGCGCTAACAAGCGCAAGCGCGCGCTCGAGGTCGTGCCGGTCGCGCTCGGACAGCCAGGCGCCCTGATCGTAGCTGGCGATGGCGGCAAGCGGGACTTGCCCCGAGGCTTCCAACTGCGCGCGGGCGAGCGCAAACGCGGCCTCGGCTTCTTCGGATCGATCGAGGAGCGCGTTCATGCGCGCCTGGCTCAGCGCCAGGGAGGTCTGCGGGTAGTCCTGAATGCCATTCTCGACCATGCGGCTCAAGAGCCGCCGGTAGCGCGGGGCCGATTCACGGTCTCTCAGGTTCCAGATCGCCAACGCTGCAAACGCGACCGATCCGTTGTGGTTGGGCGCGTCGAGCGGCATCCGCTCCAGCAACGGTGTCAGCGCGGTCATCGTTGCCCGGGCGCGATCGGGTAGTCCGGCTTCCGTAGCTGCAAATGCTCCCACCGCGGCGAAAAAGGGGCCAAGCAGCGACGCTGCTTCACCCGGTCCGAGCGCGGGATCGTCGGCGAATGCGATCCAGAACGCGCTCAGCCGATCGAAATCGCCTCCGAGATAGCAGGCGCGCGCGGTCGCCATCTCCATCGAGAAGAGCTCCGGACGTCGTCCAGGCCCCAGACGTGTGAGGAGGTCGTTGGCTCTCCGCTCGGTCGCACGGGACCGGCGCAGCTCGCCGAGCGCGATCTCGATGAGGGCGCGCTGATTGAGCGCTTGCGCTTGCCAGGCGACGGCTCCGTGCCGCTCAGCCAAGGCTTCGATCTCGTTCCAGACGCGTAACGCATCCCGAAACGCTCCATGACGATATTGCAGGTCGTTGCCGACCACGGTGAGCGCGTGCATGCGGGCATAGGGATTGCGGAATCCGCGCCCAAGGGAAAGAAGCGCGTCGGTCTCGGAACGTGTGCGGCTGTCGAACGATTCGAAAGAGCGGGCCTTGTCTTCTTCGGAACCCTTGGCGCGCGCAATGGCGATGGCTTCCGGGTCGTATCCCGTCCAGCTTCCCGCACGAATACCACTGCGGGAGATCGGTTCGACTGGCTCGAGCACGAACGAGAGGCGCGCCCAGCCGAGACCGCGCTGGGTTCGCACGCGTTCGAGGCCAAGTTGCACCAGCGGGGTCCATTGGTCCGGGGTTGCCCCGGCGCGGTGCTTGAGCGCGACGGCGATCGAGGCCGAGAAGTCGGCGATTTCGTCAGGGTCGACATTTGCGCGTTCCATGGCCGCAATCGCCTGCCAGGCCGTTGCGAGCGCGGGTTCGATCTGCAGCGATTCGGCTTGCGCGAGCGCCAATCCGCGGAGAAGCTCGTCCCGGCGGATGTCGTCGAGGTCGCTGAGATCGAGCGCGAATTGCAGGAACGTGGCCGCTTGCCCGTGCGAGCCGGCATCGCGCGCGTCGTCGGCCGCTTCGAGCGCGAACGGCACACCGGCAGCCGCGCCGGGAAGCGATCTGGAGCGGTGGTAGAGCGAAGCGATCTCGCCTGGCTGGTTGCCGCGCGGGTCTTCGGCGAGGAATTCGGCGATGCGCCGCCGCTCGCGCACCAGGCGCGCTGGTTGCCAATTGGCCAGTACCGCTTGCCGCACGATGGCATGGGCGAACACGATCTCGTCGAGCCCTCGCCCCGGCTGCAGGAAGCCCTGCACGGTGGCCTCGTCGCACGCTTCGATGATCTCGTCGTCCGGAAGATCGATCAGAGCGGCCAGCGTTGCGACATCGAATCCATCCTCAAAGATCGCGCCGGTGGCCAGCACGCGTTGGGTTGGTTCGGTCAGAGCATCGATTCGCTGGCCGATTGCCTGCCGCAGTGCAAGCGGGACACCGGAGTCGTCTGATCCTGGGTGCTGCGCCGATGGCGGTTCGCTGGCCAGCATTTCCCCGGCGGCGAGCGCGAACAGCGGATTGCCATTGGTTTCGGCCAACACACGGTCGATTTGACCGGACGTTGCGTCCGGAAGGAGCCGTTCGAGCTGATCACGGTCGAGACCGCCCAAGGTAATGTCGAGCACGTCTGCTTCGCGGCGCAACTGGCCGAGCATCTTGCCAAGGGGCAGGTGAGGCGCAGCCGCACCGGATCGATAGGTGCCGGTGATGAGCAGGCCACTGTGTGTGGCGCCGAACGCGACATGCCGCAGGAGATCCAGACTGGCTGGTTGGGCCCAGTGGAGGTCTTCGAGCACCAGCAGCGCGGGCGCTCGGCGGATCGCGGCGAGAAGATGCCGCAGCACGCGGTCGTGGACGTGTGCCTGACGGTCGTCCGGAGACAAGTCGTCGGGTGACTGGAAGAGCGCCGCGCTTCCGCCGTCGAACCCATCCAGGGCCTCGATCCAGGGGGCATAGGGTCCGGCCCATGCGGCTTCCGGGGTGCGTCCCCACAGCACGGCAATGCCGCGGGATTCGGCCGCGGAACGCAGCTCGCCAGCCAGGGTGGTCTTGCCGATCCCGGCTTCTCCTCCGATGAGCGCAACGGAGCCACGACCGGACTGGGTGCGTTCGAGCGCGCGAATGAGCGCGTCGAGTTCGTCAATGCGTCCGATCATGAGCGGCACCAATCAATTCCACTGGTCCTGAACAAAGCGACGGATCTCTCCCGGTTGGCATCTCTCCCGATTCAGGGAGTGATGGGGAACGGTTCAGCGCGCCAGAAGCCCCCTTCCTTCTCCCAGGTTTGGGAGAAGGAACGGGGTTGGGGGATGGTTGAGGGTCGAATTGCCGCCCACGACGAATCCGCCAGGCACGCGAGGCGACATAACGCCATCGCGCGATAGCGTAGTGGACCCTAGAAAGCTCCCAACATGCCGTTGTCATCGAATGCAAGCGGGACCGGGTCGGTGAGTTGCTCGACACGGCCCGAGGCGAGCATCTGCGGCAGCAGCGGTTCGCTGATCCAGAACTCTTCCACATCCTTGGTGTTCTTGATCCTGGCGATCTTGGCGGTTTCGGCCTCGGTGCGCAACGCGCTCCCGATGGCGAAGTAGATCGCCTGGCGGTCGTTATCGACGACCATCGGCAACTGGCCACCCGCGGGATATTTCGAGGTGATGACGTTCATATAGGTGGAGACCGGGTCGAGCTTGTCCGCCAACTGGCGCAGCACGAAATCGCCCAGACCGACACCCGTGGCGTTGCCTTCGGTGTCCGCAGTCAAATCGCGGAAGATCACGCGGTGGATCTCGGGCTTGGGATTGATCTCGTTCTTGAGAATCTCGCCCGAAACATCGCGATTGATGACGTTCGGGTCCGCCCCGTCGCCGCTGATGTTCTTGCCGATCTCGTCGACCAGCAGGATGTCGATCTTCTCGCCGGGGAGACGCCCCAGCCATTCACGCGCCAGCTTGAGCAGCTCTTTTTCCCGTTCGAGCATTCCCTTGGCCGGCACCGCTTCGATGATGGCCGAATGACCGTAGCCGTTTTCGACGATGGCGATGCCGAAGGGGATGTTGACGTGACTGAGCGTCGAGAGCCCGACAGCCGGAATGAGCGTGTGGAACTCCGGGAACCCGCGGGAATGGAAGGTGTCGGCTCCCTTCTGCTTGCCCATGCCGATGGCGATCATCTTCATGAGGCCGGATTCGATCGGGCCGTAGAAGTCGGTATGCGGTTTGACGCGGCAGACCGGGATGACAGCGTCGGCTTCCTCATAGGCAATGCGGTCGAAGTAGACCGGCACGTCGTCTTCCACGATGCCGAGGCGCACGGTGTCCATGGTGGCCTTGACCGGGCAGCCCATCGATTCGGGGTTGATGCCGTAGTGATCGAGGAGGTTCTTCTGGCCCTCGGGTGTGGCGCCTCCATGCGACCCCATGGCGGGGAAGACGAACGGTTCGCCGCCACGCAGCTTCACCTGGTCGACCGTGGCCTTTACCGTCTCGGCGATGCGGTCGATGCCTCGGCTGCCGGCGCCGATCGCCACGCGCATACCGGGCTTGATGGTCTCGCCGATGCCCGGTCGCTGGAACTGCGCGGCCACAGCGGCGTCGACATCAGCGATTTCTTCGGCATAGAGTTTCTGCCGAACCTTGAGCCAGTTGGGCAGGGTGCCTCGTTCGAATACCGATAGTCCTTCGAGCGCCATTGCCGGGTTCCTCATATGGTGGCATCGTCTGGGAAGTCGCGACGGGCTCCCGACGACTGGGCAAATCCCGCGATCTGTCCATACTGGCCGCAGGGCGAGCGATTGTCAACGTTCTTATGAAAGAGAAAGTGGAAGCGATGCGACTGCGAACCGTCGACCCCGGCCCGGACCGGGAGGCCAACCTGCCAATGCTCTTGTTGGCCGACGAGTCGGAGCAGCAAGTGCGCAGCTATCTGCAGAAGGGCATTCTCTATGTCGCGTCGCAGGACGGCGAAGATGTGGGCGTGGTGCAGGCGATCCCGTTTCTGCTCTCATCGGTCGAGTTGCGCGCGGTGGCGGTGATACCGGAGAAGCGGCAACGGGGACTCGGCCGAGAGATGCTGCGGCGGGTGCTTTCCG from Thermomicrobiales bacterium encodes:
- the aroA gene encoding 3-phosphoshikimate 1-carboxyvinyltransferase, giving the protein MPVETVPHDAFTFTPIDRPVDGTVTVPGSKSITNRVLPIAALARGTSLLTGALFSDDTRYMAESLNRLGIRVESDEAANSFTVTGGNGTFPAASADLFIGNSGTSVRFLTAVLTLGHGEFRIDGIPRMRQRPIQPLITALNDLGSNVRSEADSGCPPVLVAASGLPGGAVTVPGDKSSQYFSALLIAAPYARAGVEILVEGDLVSKPYMPMTASTMRAFGVEVELDEIGWKRFAVAPGQHYQARNYHIEPDASNASYFFAAAAVTGGRVRVDGLGKHSTQGDLNFVRVLEAMGASVTIADDYTEVIGPPIGQLRGVDLDLNAISDTAQTLAAIAPFAEGPTTFRGVEHARLKETDRVAALATELRKLGQQVEERPDGLTIVPQPIVPADIETYDDHRMAMSFGIATLRAPGIRILDPGCTAKTFPDFFERLTALAAG
- a CDS encoding aminopeptidase; the encoded protein is MTNPMMKKWAQALVRFSAPVKKGDSVLITGGVEAEPLLRAIYADVVEVGGHPVMVPLFTGVQASLLNNGSDEQLTWISPIERFTREVADVTIVVLADSNTRSLSAVDPARQAVFQGARRELFKTYMQRDADGSLVWTLTQYPTNAFAQDAEMSTEDFANFVFAACMLDQDDPVAAWNAQARKQQILVDWLTGKKEVRLTGPGTDLTVDVTGRKWINADGTKNFPDGEVFTGPVEQGTEGYVTFSMPAMHQGRAVEGIRLEFKGGKVVDATATKNEEFLIHQLDIDEGARYLGEFAFGTHFGIQQFTGQILFDEKIGGTVHMAVGAGYPETGNSNESAVHWDMICDLRKGGRVEVDGEPFLVDGKYLLWEK
- a CDS encoding gamma-glutamyltransferase family protein, giving the protein MVATAQPLATAAGLEVLANGGNAVDAAIAAALVDAVTMPASCGVGGDLFAIVSKPAQGGGYAELVSVISSGISPRGASLEFMQERGELNGRVLAQTGPLSPSVPGFPAGIDALLQQFGSKPLTELSKAAIGHAADGFPITQKLSAMIKGERAFLERYPASAAVFLPGGKALGPGEMLRQPDLAATIDQIARESSTAFYQGSLAKRMTDWLGANGGALTAEDFDDHAAWVGAPLQSTYRGKTVYQTGLPTQGFVQLEAQNILDGFDMGAIGTDSALGVHLMVESLKRAFHDRHLYAADPNFVDVPMDKLLSAEWAAERRATIDPDQALFETKSTYLYPGDTTYLCAIDGDGLMISLIISVSGIWGSGVVAGDTGVLLNNRAGHCFSLDPAHPNLYAPGKKTMHTLNCYLIADADGTPLVVGGTPGGDSQTQWNLQCITAMLDEGQDVQAAVEVPRWSIWPATYPVDVGHPFRLVVEDQIGQDTIDGLRARGHDVVTCGPWGQSGSEMIIARDPDTGVLVGGCDPRSEGIAAGI
- a CDS encoding dienelactone hydrolase family protein translates to MCHESITWPISGGAPTAAQREDIAREDTTLPVYVATPADGGKRAALVLVHDIYGPREFYRDMAGRLADEGYLTALPDLFVRQGELNDDAPATRFARMRALDKDLALEDVLATVRFLRDRHGGNGPVGLIGFCMGGTLAMLSAGAVGGPDAAISFYGFPARRDGWPMAPMDQADAVWAPLLLIVGDQDEAVGMDNMAAYEARLEAANKDYESITYSGVGHGFMTFDEQAETFPQASDAWTATLQFLDEQLGGNG
- a CDS encoding HD domain-containing protein codes for the protein MARYPLSPEMIEALGQLKELPRSGWLDRDIPAAEVESVADHSFGVALLAWLLAPDDLDRARVVELALLHDLAESAAGDATPYDRGFLGSLDPEMRRDWLNQRHIRGDAQQAAKHARETAAIETLAATLSLDRRDQLLADWAELSARSTPEARFVKEMDVLETYLQSRRYLERYPDAPMESFALEARELLGDDTTL
- a CDS encoding pyridoxal-phosphate dependent enzyme; protein product: MTWTCDAVLIDRAGRNYPLDDARWRGDDGSPLHVSPLPGLDPSQIEREDRSIWRYRAAIPVDPAHRVSMGEGCTPLVEKHWSGVPVRFKLEWFNPTGSFKDRGVSVMLSHLAGQGAARVLEDSSGNGGAAVAAYAAAAGIAAKIIVPAATSPAKILQSRAYGADIELVGGTRDQVSDEAIRQSAEIPYASHNWHPMFLQGIKSIAYELWEDLAFAAPDNVVLVAGAGSLVLGCDMGFQELMTAGQIDRLPRLLVGQPEAWATIADTCHGIPVDACRARIPTIAEGASIARPVRLPEAVAAIRRSNGAAIGVSDDEIRVATRQLAALGLYAEPTSAVAAAALTRYLADGTIRAGESTAVVLTGSGLKSAEKMASVFA
- a CDS encoding post-COAP-1 domain-containing protein, encoding MSTISTNRRTLVLSGAAALAAVGLMPRNGVAARVIQSGGGIAGGGSVTTDSEGPGEFSVFGSQFSVEGSDTPIFFGSLSYLDVTASMTIESISITAYGPLEGAEATTRQMTGTCSVNNKGVHPFDVTLVDGGPIGTGSDSFQLAVGNDGEAEVTDPFYLVQSTVQSGNLQLIDFVFEDDADASATPAG